The Gemmatimonadota bacterium genome includes the window ACGGCATCCGCCGGCCGATCCCGGCCAGGCCCGAGACCTCGACCGCGCCCAGGCGGTAGGCCAGACAGCCGACCGCCAGGAAGAGCGCTCCCTTCATGAGGGCGTGGTTGAGCACGTGCAGAACGCCGGCGGTCACGCCCAAGGTCGAGGCGAAGCCGATGCCCAGCACGATGTAGCCGATCTGCGCGACGCTGGAGTAGGCGAGAAGCCGCTTTACGTTCTCCTGGCCCACGGCCACCAGCGACATTGCGATCACGGCGACCATGGCGAGCGGAATCAGGAGCGCGTCGGCGTTCATGGCGCCGAATGCGAACTCCGCGCCGAAGACGGTGAAGACGAAGCGGAGCAGGAGGTAGACCGCCACCTTGGTGGCCGTGGCGGCGAGGAAGGCGCTGACGGCGGAGGGGGCGTAGGTGTACGCGTTCGGGAGCCAGAGGTGGAGCGGGAAGAGCGCCAGCTTGAGGGTGATGCCGACGGTCAGGAAGGTGAAGGCCGCCGGGATGGTCCGGTTCGGCCCCAGCTCGGGCAGCCGCTCCGCCAGATCGGCCATGTTGAGCGTCCCCGTCATGACGTAGAGGAGACCGATGCCGATCACGATAAAGGTCGCCCCCAGGCTCCCCATGATCAGGTACTGGTAAGAGGCGGTCAGCGCCCTGCGGTCCCGACCCATGGCGATGAGGGCGTAGGCCGAGAGCGACGAGATCTCCAGGAAGACGAAAACGTTGAAGACGTCGCCGGTGGCGGCGATCCCGAGCAGCCCGGCGAGGCAGAGCAGGAAGGCGGCGTAGAAGAGATGGAGCTTACCGGCGTCGATCTCCCGCTCCAGGCTCCTGCGCGAGAAGACGACCACGACCGGGGCGACGAGCGAGACGATAGTCAGCACCCAGGCGTTCGCGCCGTCGATCACGTACTCGATTCCATAGGGCCTGGCCCAGCCGCCGAGCTCGTAGGTGATGACCTCGCCGCCTGCTGTGGCCGCCAGCAGGCGAAGCGCGGCGTAACCGCACCAGAACGCGGAGAGGAGCGCCAGAGCCCATGCGATGCGCCGGTTGGAGACGAGCGCCGCGAGCGGTGCCGCCAGCAAGGGCACGACCGCGATCAGGACAGGCAGGTGTTCCGTCACAGGCTCGCGTCCTCGATCTCGTCTTCGTCGATGGTTCCGAACGCCTCCTTGATGCGGATGACGAGCGCGAGCCCCACCGCCGTGGTCGCCACGCCCACCACGATGGCGGTCAGGATGAGGACGTGCGGGATCGGATTGGAGTAGAGCGGGTCGCCGTCGGTGAGTATGGGAGCGGTGCCGCCCGAAACCTTGCCGATCGAGATGTAGAGGATGAAGACCGCCGTCTGGAAGATGCTCAGCCCGATCAGCTTCTTGAACAGGTTGGAGCGAGCGATGAGCGTGTAGCAGCCGATCATCATGAGAACTATGACCGCCCAGTAGTTGAAGAGGCCGAGCGCGCTCATGCCGGCTCCTCCCCGCCGGTCGAGGCCCGGGTCCCGGTGTTCGCGCCGGGCGCCGCGGCCGCCAGAAGTTCGCCTTCCGCGTGACCGGCGCGTTCCGTCCTCCACGAGACCACGGCGTAGAAGATCGAGGCCATCGCGCCGAAGACGGTGACCAGCACGCCCAGCTCCACCAGCAGGATCCCGTAGTGCTGACCGTCGGTCGGGTCGTGAGCGAGCACGTCGTAGTCGAGGAACTCGGCACCCAGCGCCATCGTGGCGTAGCCGACGCCCAGATAGATCACGACCCCGAGGGCGGCGCAGGCTCCGGCCACCTTCGGCGGCAGGACGCGCTTGGCCGCGGCGCTGCCGTAGACCAGGGAGT containing:
- a CDS encoding monovalent cation/H+ antiporter subunit D family protein, whose protein sequence is MTEHLPVLIAVVPLLAAPLAALVSNRRIAWALALLSAFWCGYAALRLLAATAGGEVITYELGGWARPYGIEYVIDGANAWVLTIVSLVAPVVVVFSRRSLEREIDAGKLHLFYAAFLLCLAGLLGIAATGDVFNVFVFLEISSLSAYALIAMGRDRRALTASYQYLIMGSLGATFIVIGIGLLYVMTGTLNMADLAERLPELGPNRTIPAAFTFLTVGITLKLALFPLHLWLPNAYTYAPSAVSAFLAATATKVAVYLLLRFVFTVFGAEFAFGAMNADALLIPLAMVAVIAMSLVAVGQENVKRLLAYSSVAQIGYIVLGIGFASTLGVTAGVLHVLNHALMKGALFLAVGCLAYRLGAVEVSGLAGIGRRMPWTVAAFVAGGLSIVGVPLTVGFVSKWYLVQAAIAAGNWLAVAVVLVGSLLAVMYVWKVVEVAYLRKRAEDAPPVSEAPLSLLVPAWAMVAANFYFGVDATRTTRIAEGVAEMLVGGAR
- a CDS encoding cation:proton antiporter subunit C, yielding MSALGLFNYWAVIVLMMIGCYTLIARSNLFKKLIGLSIFQTAVFILYISIGKVSGGTAPILTDGDPLYSNPIPHVLILTAIVVGVATTAVGLALVIRIKEAFGTIDEDEIEDASL
- a CDS encoding Na(+)/H(+) antiporter subunit B → MIPFVGLFALYVQFHGDYGPGGGFQAGVVFASIFVLYSLVYGSAAAKRVLPPKVAGACAALGVVIYLGVGYATMALGAEFLDYDVLAHDPTDGQHYGILLVELGVLVTVFGAMASIFYAVVSWRTERAGHAEGELLAAAAPGANTGTRASTGGEEPA